The proteins below are encoded in one region of Aestuariivirga litoralis:
- a CDS encoding GH25 family lysozyme: MKRFSRIVYRAILVLLLAAGAGLYFGWNYAGFFWLYSGVKGIDVSHHQGKIDWPLVAKSDIRFAYIKATEGGTFVDDQFVANWKAARDAGLFVGAYHFLTQCKTGEEQAKSFLAQLPKDADQLPPVLDAEKMESCSDGTTVIDVPKEVVAFLDKVEAEAGCRPLVYTDESFDQVYLSGLSASEKIWARSIGLPPFYRQRSWILWQYHDSAARPGIATPVDLNVFRGNNAEFQSFKASFKCFAKPT, translated from the coding sequence ATGAAGCGTTTCAGCCGCATAGTGTATCGCGCGATCCTCGTCCTGTTGCTGGCAGCAGGCGCGGGGCTCTATTTCGGCTGGAATTATGCGGGCTTCTTTTGGCTCTATTCCGGTGTGAAAGGCATCGACGTGTCGCATCATCAGGGCAAGATCGATTGGCCATTGGTGGCCAAGAGCGATATCCGCTTCGCCTATATCAAGGCCACCGAGGGCGGCACTTTTGTGGATGACCAATTCGTCGCAAATTGGAAGGCCGCGCGCGATGCAGGGCTTTTCGTCGGCGCCTATCATTTCCTGACCCAATGCAAAACCGGAGAGGAACAGGCCAAGAGCTTTCTGGCGCAACTGCCGAAAGACGCCGATCAATTGCCGCCCGTGCTTGATGCAGAAAAAATGGAATCCTGCAGCGATGGTACCACAGTTATCGACGTGCCGAAGGAAGTTGTGGCCTTTCTCGACAAAGTGGAAGCAGAAGCGGGTTGCCGACCTCTGGTCTATACGGATGAGAGTTTCGATCAAGTCTATCTCAGTGGGCTGAGCGCAAGCGAAAAAATATGGGCCCGCAGCATCGGGCTGCCGCCTTTTTACAGGCAACGAAGCTGGATTCTTTGGCAATACCACGACAGCGCTGCTCGTCCCGGCATTGCAACGCCTGTCGATCTCAACGTCTTTCGCGGCAACAACGCCGAATTCCAAAGTTTCAAAGCATCCTTCAAATGCTTCGCCAAGCCGACTTAA
- the pnp gene encoding polyribonucleotide nucleotidyltransferase: MFNIDVEEIQWGGRTLRLETGRVARQADGAVLATYGETTVLSTAVAARAEKPGIDFFPLTVNYQEKTYAAGKIPGGYFKREGRPTEKETLVSRLIDRPIRPLFPEGFRVETQVIATTISYDLENDSDIVALVGSSAALTLSGIPFMGPVGAARVGMINGEYVLNPTQEQMKESTLDLVVAGTQDAVLMVESEAKELSEEIMLGAVMFGHAGFQPVIEAIIRMAERSARSPRDFTPPDEETLFKAVKKNAEKDLRAAYSIAKKEDRQDAVAKTKDAVKAALVNKEDAKAPTEQKVGEAFKHLEKDIVRNSILDTGLRIDGRDTKTVRAIVAEASVLPRTHGSALFTRGETQALVVTTLGTGEDEQYVDSLDGMYKETFLLHYNFPPYSVGEVGRMGATGRREIGHGKLAWRAIHPMLPPKDQFPYTIRVVSEITESNGSSSMASVCGASLALMDAGVPLKAPVAGIAMGLIKEGERFAVLSDILGDEDHLGDMDFKVAGTSEGITSLQMDIKITGITEEIMKVALWQAKDGRLHILTKMSEALEKARPGLGEHAPRIETIKIPTDKIREVIGTGGKVIREIVEKTGAKVDIQDDGTIKVASSSGAAITAALKWIKGIVSEPEVGEIYEGKVVKIMDFGAFVNFFGAKDGLIHVSELASHRVNKVSDVVKEGDLVKVKLMGFDNRGKIKLSMKAVDQATGEDLTKKAGGEAPAEANAESDA, encoded by the coding sequence ATGTTCAACATTGACGTTGAAGAAATCCAATGGGGCGGCCGTACACTTCGCCTCGAAACGGGCCGCGTGGCTCGTCAGGCCGACGGTGCGGTTCTCGCCACCTACGGTGAAACCACCGTTCTCTCCACCGCCGTTGCCGCCCGCGCTGAAAAGCCCGGCATCGACTTTTTCCCGCTCACCGTGAACTACCAGGAAAAGACCTATGCCGCCGGCAAGATCCCTGGTGGTTATTTCAAGCGTGAGGGCCGCCCGACTGAAAAGGAAACCCTGGTTTCCCGCCTGATCGACCGCCCAATCCGCCCGCTTTTCCCGGAAGGTTTCCGCGTGGAAACCCAGGTGATCGCCACCACCATTTCCTACGACCTTGAAAATGACTCGGACATCGTGGCCCTTGTGGGCTCGTCCGCAGCGCTCACCCTCTCCGGCATTCCCTTCATGGGCCCGGTCGGTGCAGCCCGCGTCGGCATGATCAATGGCGAATACGTGCTGAACCCCACCCAGGAACAGATGAAGGAATCGACCCTGGATCTCGTGGTGGCCGGTACCCAGGACGCCGTGCTGATGGTTGAATCGGAAGCCAAGGAGCTTTCGGAAGAAATCATGCTCGGCGCCGTGATGTTCGGTCATGCTGGCTTCCAGCCGGTGATCGAAGCCATCATCCGCATGGCAGAACGCTCTGCCCGCAGCCCGCGCGATTTCACCCCTCCGGATGAAGAAACCCTCTTCAAGGCCGTGAAGAAGAACGCCGAGAAGGACCTGCGCGCTGCCTATTCCATCGCCAAGAAGGAAGACCGCCAGGACGCCGTTGCCAAGACCAAGGATGCCGTGAAGGCCGCTCTGGTCAACAAGGAAGACGCCAAGGCCCCGACCGAGCAAAAGGTTGGCGAAGCCTTCAAGCATCTCGAGAAGGACATCGTCCGCAACTCGATCCTTGATACCGGCCTGCGTATCGACGGCCGTGACACCAAAACGGTTCGCGCCATCGTTGCTGAAGCTTCTGTCCTGCCGCGCACCCACGGCTCGGCCCTGTTCACCCGCGGTGAAACCCAGGCGCTGGTCGTGACCACGCTCGGCACCGGTGAAGATGAACAATATGTCGACAGCCTCGACGGCATGTACAAGGAAACTTTCCTTCTGCATTACAACTTCCCTCCCTACTCGGTGGGTGAAGTGGGCCGCATGGGTGCCACCGGCCGCCGCGAAATCGGCCATGGCAAGCTCGCCTGGCGTGCCATCCATCCGATGCTGCCGCCGAAGGATCAGTTCCCCTACACGATCCGCGTGGTCTCCGAGATCACCGAGTCGAATGGTTCGTCCTCGATGGCTTCCGTCTGCGGCGCTTCGCTCGCATTGATGGATGCTGGCGTTCCGCTGAAGGCTCCGGTGGCGGGTATCGCCATGGGCCTGATCAAGGAAGGCGAGCGCTTTGCCGTTCTGTCCGACATCCTGGGTGATGAAGATCACCTGGGCGACATGGACTTCAAGGTGGCCGGCACGTCTGAAGGCATCACCTCGCTGCAGATGGACATCAAGATCACCGGTATCACCGAAGAGATCATGAAGGTTGCTCTGTGGCAGGCCAAGGATGGCCGTTTGCACATCCTGACCAAGATGTCAGAAGCCCTCGAAAAGGCCCGTCCGGGCCTTGGCGAGCATGCGCCGCGCATCGAAACCATCAAGATCCCCACCGACAAGATCCGTGAAGTGATTGGCACCGGCGGCAAGGTCATCCGCGAAATCGTGGAAAAGACCGGCGCCAAGGTCGACATCCAGGACGACGGCACCATCAAGGTGGCTTCGTCTTCGGGTGCAGCGATCACCGCTGCCTTGAAGTGGATCAAGGGCATCGTCTCTGAGCCGGAAGTCGGCGAAATCTATGAAGGCAAGGTCGTCAAGATCATGGACTTCGGTGCTTTCGTGAACTTCTTCGGCGCCAAGGACGGTCTCATCCATGTGTCCGAACTCGCCTCGCACCGTGTCAACAAGGTGTCGGACGTTGTGAAGGAAGGCGATCTGGTCAAGGTCAAGCTCATGGGCTTCGACAACCGCGGCAAGATCAAGCTTTCGATGAAGGCTGTCGATCAGGCCACCGGTGAAGACCTCACCAAGAAGGCCGGCGGCGAAGCCCCGGCTGAAGCCAATGCCGAGAGCGACGCATAA
- the rpsO gene encoding 30S ribosomal protein S15 — MTMTAERKVALVKEYATKTGDTGSPEVQVAILTERINYLTDHFKTHKKDNHSRRGLLKMVAARRSLLDYLKSKDDARYQTLIKRLEIRR, encoded by the coding sequence ATGACGATGACTGCAGAGCGCAAAGTTGCGCTTGTCAAAGAATACGCAACCAAGACCGGTGACACCGGTTCGCCTGAAGTTCAGGTCGCGATCCTCACGGAACGCATCAATTATCTGACCGACCATTTCAAGACCCACAAGAAGGATAACCATTCCCGCCGTGGCCTTTTGAAGATGGTTGCTGCCCGCCGTTCGCTGCTCGACTATCTGAAGAGCAAGGATGACGCGCGCTATCAGACCCTGATCAAGCGCCTCGAAATCCGCCGCTAA
- the truB gene encoding tRNA pseudouridine(55) synthase TruB has translation MTSPTKKPRLKINGWLALDKPYGMTSTQALGKVRWLFNADKAGHGGTLDPLATGLLPIALGEATKTVNWAMDGRKIYRVRVAWGSETTTDDLEGTATATSPNRPNELQIASILPRFTGEIMQAPPAFSAIKIDGERAYDLARAGEAPVMVERPVFIEELKLNEATADFADFEIVCGKGTYIRSLARDIGRTLGCYGHVAALRRTQVGGLTENQMISLEKLEEMSHMPGQEALQGALFPIETVLDGIPALAVMENDAARLRQGQKVLLRGANAPVSEAAVLVRSGTDLVGLGEISQGALKIKRLFNL, from the coding sequence ATGACAAGCCCAACCAAAAAACCGCGCCTCAAGATCAATGGCTGGCTCGCCCTCGACAAGCCTTATGGCATGACCTCAACCCAGGCGCTGGGCAAAGTGCGCTGGCTGTTCAACGCCGACAAGGCCGGCCATGGCGGCACGCTTGATCCGCTGGCCACCGGCTTGCTGCCGATCGCCCTGGGCGAGGCCACCAAGACGGTGAACTGGGCGATGGATGGCCGCAAGATTTACCGGGTGCGCGTGGCCTGGGGCTCTGAGACAACGACAGACGACCTCGAGGGAACAGCTACGGCCACCTCCCCAAACCGTCCCAATGAGCTCCAAATTGCTTCCATTTTGCCTCGGTTCACCGGCGAAATCATGCAGGCTCCCCCCGCCTTTTCGGCCATCAAGATCGACGGTGAGCGCGCTTATGACCTGGCCCGCGCCGGGGAAGCTCCTGTGATGGTGGAACGCCCGGTTTTCATTGAGGAATTGAAACTCAACGAAGCCACCGCGGATTTTGCTGATTTTGAAATCGTCTGCGGAAAAGGCACTTATATCAGGAGCTTGGCGCGTGATATCGGGCGCACCCTCGGCTGCTATGGTCACGTCGCCGCTTTGCGCCGCACCCAAGTCGGCGGGCTCACGGAAAACCAGATGATTTCGCTGGAAAAGCTGGAGGAAATGAGCCATATGCCGGGCCAAGAGGCGCTGCAAGGCGCCTTGTTTCCCATTGAGACCGTGCTGGACGGCATCCCGGCACTGGCCGTTATGGAAAATGATGCCGCCAGACTGAGACAGGGCCAAAAGGTCCTGTTGCGTGGAGCAAATGCTCCCGTGAGCGAGGCGGCGGTTTTGGTGCGCTCAGGCACAGACCTCGTCGGATTAGGCGAAATCTCCCAGGGCGCATTGAAAATCAAGAGACTTTTCAATCTTTAA
- a CDS encoding sensor histidine kinase codes for MDSMEDGKTLAHAMVDTVRDALLVLDKNLKVVAASRSFYSKFLTTPSDTIGHRIYDLGNGEWQSEALRHLLERVIPEHDVMDDFVLEQNFARLGPRVMLLNARKVFYKNDTNSTLLLAIEDITERRNNERLLKALSDRKDTLMAEMSHRVANSLQIIASILLLKARKVTSDETRGHLEDAHRRVMSVAALQQQLTASGSGEKVEIGEYLTRLCESLAASMIGDRRSITIRVFADPGAVVSERAVGMGLVVTELAINALKHAFPPPADLGEIKVEYKVSGEDWTLAVSDNGCGMSGVTDHRTGGLGTSIVKALAQQLEAEVVVATGVGGTRVSVEHHQSEARLH; via the coding sequence ATGGATTCGATGGAAGATGGGAAAACCTTGGCTCACGCCATGGTCGACACCGTACGCGACGCTCTTTTGGTACTGGATAAAAACCTGAAGGTGGTAGCCGCCAGCCGATCATTCTATTCGAAATTCCTGACCACGCCATCAGACACAATCGGCCATCGAATATATGATCTCGGAAATGGTGAGTGGCAAAGCGAAGCGCTGCGACATCTCCTTGAGCGCGTCATTCCCGAACATGATGTGATGGACGATTTTGTGCTGGAGCAGAATTTTGCGCGCCTCGGCCCGCGAGTGATGTTGCTCAATGCTCGAAAAGTCTTTTACAAGAACGATACCAATTCGACATTGTTGCTCGCCATCGAGGATATTACAGAGCGTCGTAATAACGAACGACTACTCAAGGCCTTGAGTGATCGGAAAGATACACTGATGGCCGAGATGAGCCATCGTGTTGCCAATAGCCTTCAGATCATCGCCAGCATTCTCCTTCTGAAGGCGCGCAAAGTGACGTCAGATGAGACACGCGGCCATCTGGAGGATGCCCATCGGCGCGTTATGTCGGTTGCAGCCCTGCAACAGCAGCTCACAGCATCCGGCAGTGGCGAGAAGGTTGAGATCGGCGAATACCTGACACGACTTTGTGAGAGTTTAGCGGCATCCATGATTGGTGACCGACGATCAATTACAATACGTGTATTTGCCGATCCAGGTGCTGTGGTATCCGAACGCGCGGTCGGCATGGGGTTAGTTGTCACAGAACTCGCCATCAACGCGCTCAAACACGCTTTTCCGCCGCCTGCGGATTTGGGTGAAATCAAAGTTGAGTACAAGGTTTCGGGCGAGGATTGGACCTTGGCCGTGTCCGACAATGGTTGCGGCATGTCTGGCGTTACAGATCACCGAACCGGAGGGTTGGGAACGTCGATTGTGAAAGCTTTGGCTCAGCAGTTAGAGGCCGAAGTTGTCGTGGCAACGGGTGTTGGTGGTACCCGAGTGTCGGTTGAACACCACCAATCCGAAGCCAGATTGCACTAG
- a CDS encoding translational machinery protein has translation MSSSHFHAVIWLDHRQAKVFHFNAREEDSQSVHAQDTAMHLHHKANTIGSGHEVMEPAFMNEIALAVSESGEVLVIGPGNAKTEFMTYLEKYSPKLKAKILGVETVDHPSDGEIVAYARKFFKPVDAMILH, from the coding sequence ATGAGCAGTTCACATTTCCACGCTGTCATCTGGCTCGACCACCGCCAGGCCAAGGTCTTTCACTTCAATGCAAGGGAAGAAGATAGTCAAAGTGTGCATGCGCAAGACACCGCAATGCACCTTCACCACAAGGCAAATACAATAGGGTCTGGGCACGAAGTTATGGAACCTGCCTTTATGAATGAAATCGCTTTGGCTGTTTCCGAGTCAGGTGAGGTTCTTGTAATCGGCCCAGGCAACGCCAAGACAGAATTCATGACATACCTTGAAAAATACAGCCCTAAACTCAAGGCCAAAATTCTCGGCGTCGAGACCGTCGACCACCCCAGCGACGGGGAAATAGTCGCCTATGCGCGCAAATTCTTTAAACCCGTGGACGCCATGATTTTGCATTAA
- a CDS encoding zinc-dependent alcohol dehydrogenase family protein yields MKALVYIGPSDKAVKECPDPVILDPTDAIIKMTKTTICGTDLHILKGDVATCQPGRILGHEGVGIVDKTGPAVTAFKPGDHVIISCVSACGKCEYCRKQMYSHCTTGGWILGNSIDGTQAEYVRIPHADTSLYPIQKGADEEALVMLSDILPTGFECGVLNGKVQPGSSIAIVGAGPIGLATLLTAQFYSPAQIIMIDLDDNRLEVAKQFGATDTINSADGQALDALMKLTANRGVDTAIEAVGIPATFELCQAIIAPGGTIANIGVHGKKVDLHLEKLWDRNISITTRLVDTATIPMLLKTVTSRKIEPRKLITHHFKFDKILDAYEAFGNAAKTKALKVIIEFK; encoded by the coding sequence ATGAAAGCTCTCGTCTATATTGGCCCGTCGGACAAGGCCGTGAAGGAATGTCCAGATCCTGTCATTCTCGATCCCACCGATGCCATCATCAAGATGACCAAGACGACGATCTGCGGCACCGACCTTCACATTCTCAAAGGCGACGTGGCCACCTGCCAGCCAGGCCGCATCCTGGGCCACGAAGGCGTTGGCATCGTTGACAAGACCGGACCGGCTGTCACCGCCTTCAAACCAGGCGACCACGTCATCATCTCTTGCGTGAGCGCGTGTGGAAAATGTGAATATTGCCGCAAGCAGATGTATTCCCATTGCACCACCGGTGGATGGATCCTCGGCAATTCCATTGATGGGACCCAGGCCGAATATGTTCGCATTCCACATGCCGATACCAGCCTTTATCCCATCCAGAAGGGTGCGGACGAAGAGGCCCTGGTGATGCTGAGTGACATTCTACCAACAGGCTTTGAATGCGGTGTGCTGAATGGCAAGGTCCAGCCGGGAAGTTCAATTGCCATTGTGGGTGCTGGGCCCATTGGCCTTGCAACGCTGCTGACGGCGCAGTTCTACTCGCCGGCCCAGATCATCATGATCGACCTGGATGACAATCGCCTCGAAGTAGCCAAGCAATTTGGCGCCACGGACACGATCAATAGTGCCGATGGCCAGGCGTTAGACGCACTGATGAAGCTCACGGCAAATCGCGGCGTCGACACAGCCATCGAAGCTGTGGGCATTCCGGCGACATTTGAACTTTGTCAGGCCATCATCGCACCGGGAGGCACCATCGCCAACATTGGAGTTCACGGGAAGAAGGTGGACCTCCATCTGGAAAAACTCTGGGATCGCAACATATCCATTACCACGCGTTTGGTGGATACGGCCACGATTCCCATGCTTCTCAAAACTGTCACTTCCCGCAAGATCGAACCCAGGAAACTGATCACCCACCATTTCAAATTCGACAAAATTCTGGATGCCTATGAGGCGTTTGGCAACGCGGCAAAAACCAAGGCACTCAAAGTCATCATCGAATTTAAGTAA
- a CDS encoding BON domain-containing protein has protein sequence MSDKNLQDNVMAELNWEPRVNAAHIGVTAKQGVVSLTGHVETYSEKNAAEAAAWRVKGVKGIAQEIDVRLPNSVKHTDEQIAEAALSRLSWDVTVPKNSASVKVQEGWLTLTGEVEWQYEKNDAEYDVARLPGVTGVSNQITLRPRVDTTDISNGIRTALHRSWFFDPDTIRVKADGGKVTLSGTANSWHDREVAGSTAWAAKGATSVQNDITVAF, from the coding sequence ATGTCCGACAAAAACCTTCAAGACAATGTGATGGCGGAACTGAATTGGGAGCCGCGTGTGAACGCAGCCCATATTGGCGTGACCGCCAAGCAGGGCGTCGTCAGTTTGACTGGCCATGTCGAAACCTATTCTGAAAAGAATGCGGCAGAAGCAGCAGCTTGGCGTGTGAAAGGCGTTAAAGGCATTGCTCAGGAAATCGACGTCCGCCTGCCCAATTCGGTGAAACATACCGATGAACAGATCGCGGAAGCCGCGCTCAGCCGGCTGTCATGGGATGTGACCGTTCCCAAAAATTCGGCTTCTGTGAAAGTCCAGGAAGGTTGGCTTACCTTGACGGGCGAAGTTGAATGGCAGTACGAGAAAAACGACGCTGAATATGATGTGGCACGCCTTCCGGGTGTCACCGGCGTTTCCAACCAGATCACTCTCAGGCCACGGGTTGACACCACCGATATCAGCAACGGCATCCGTACCGCACTTCACCGCTCTTGGTTTTTTGATCCAGACACAATCCGAGTCAAAGCCGATGGCGGGAAAGTCACTCTGAGCGGAACGGCCAATTCCTGGCACGATCGCGAGGTGGCGGGCAGCACAGCTTGGGCCGCGAAAGGCGCAACTTCTGTCCAAAACGACATCACGGTTGCCTTCTAA
- a CDS encoding metallophosphoesterase family protein: MRIAIVSDIHGNLPALEAVIANINAAKPDLVINLGDLVSGPLWPKETLQLLQSLNWPTIRGNCDRAVGAHPAEKLGASDRFAYDRLSVDERQWLRDLPLTHQVSKRVFACHGTPDDDDTYLLERVEGQYLVTAPREIILQKLGKITTPLVLCGHSHIPQFIQVADGRFVLNVGSVGLPAHDARNVAEHVYFSESGTPHAKYALVTVRDSGGFNVQQRCVDYDFNAAVAKAAEAGRADWVQGLKTGAMT, from the coding sequence ATGCGCATCGCCATTGTTTCCGACATTCACGGCAACTTGCCCGCCCTTGAGGCGGTGATTGCCAATATCAACGCGGCCAAGCCTGATCTGGTGATCAATCTGGGCGACCTCGTTTCCGGGCCGTTGTGGCCGAAGGAGACGCTGCAGCTTTTGCAGAGCCTCAACTGGCCGACGATCAGAGGCAATTGCGACCGCGCGGTGGGTGCGCATCCGGCGGAGAAGCTTGGCGCATCGGATCGATTTGCTTATGACCGGCTATCTGTGGACGAACGCCAGTGGCTGCGCGACTTGCCCCTCACGCATCAGGTTTCAAAACGGGTCTTCGCCTGTCATGGCACGCCGGATGATGATGACACTTATTTGCTGGAGCGGGTGGAAGGCCAATATCTGGTGACGGCGCCACGCGAAATCATTCTGCAAAAGCTCGGCAAGATCACCACGCCGCTGGTGCTGTGTGGGCACAGCCATATTCCGCAATTCATCCAAGTGGCGGACGGGCGCTTCGTGTTGAATGTGGGTAGCGTGGGCTTGCCCGCGCATGATGCGCGAAACGTGGCGGAGCATGTGTATTTTTCCGAGTCCGGCACACCGCATGCGAAGTATGCCCTCGTGACGGTGCGGGATTCAGGTGGGTTCAATGTGCAGCAGCGTTGCGTGGATTATGATTTCAACGCGGCCGTTGCGAAGGCGGCGGAAGCCGGACGTGCCGACTGGGTACAGGGATTGAAAACAGGTGCGATGACTTAG
- a CDS encoding LysR family transcriptional regulator: MRVTDLSELAAFDAVARHKNFRRGAEERGVTASAISHAVSNLEARIGLRLLNRTTRSVSLTDAGSVLVARLSPALLDMGSALDGLNQFRDTPFGKVRINVPSSIAPFVIGPVLGPLIKANPNLTLEVIATDRLVDIAEDGFDAGIRLGESLRDGMTAVKIKPRLRFVLVGSKDYFKKHGKPRMPADLKNHICMQNLYPSGVRYSWVFEKDGKAVEFQPSGPFASDDHELLVQVARAGMGLAFVWESRAVRDLKDGTLVSCLESWCPPEDWLYLYYPTRKYLSAGLRAVIAAMRA; this comes from the coding sequence ATGCGGGTGACCGATCTTTCCGAACTTGCGGCCTTCGATGCCGTGGCGCGCCACAAGAATTTCCGCCGTGGGGCTGAGGAGCGCGGTGTTACGGCTTCTGCCATCAGCCACGCGGTGAGCAATCTGGAGGCGCGCATCGGCTTGCGCCTGCTCAATCGCACCACGCGCAGCGTCTCGCTGACGGATGCGGGCAGCGTGCTGGTGGCGCGGCTTTCGCCGGCCTTGCTGGACATGGGTTCAGCACTGGATGGGCTTAATCAGTTTCGCGATACGCCATTCGGCAAAGTGCGCATCAATGTTCCAAGTTCGATTGCGCCCTTCGTGATCGGTCCGGTGCTTGGGCCGCTTATCAAGGCCAACCCTAATCTCACCCTCGAAGTCATAGCCACCGACCGGCTGGTTGATATCGCGGAGGATGGTTTTGACGCCGGCATTAGACTGGGCGAAAGCCTGCGCGATGGCATGACGGCAGTGAAAATCAAACCCCGCCTGCGTTTCGTATTGGTGGGTTCAAAAGACTATTTCAAAAAGCACGGCAAGCCGCGCATGCCGGCAGATCTCAAAAACCATATCTGTATGCAGAATCTTTATCCCAGCGGCGTGCGCTATAGCTGGGTGTTCGAGAAGGATGGCAAGGCGGTAGAGTTCCAACCCAGCGGGCCATTTGCCTCCGATGATCATGAATTGCTGGTGCAGGTGGCCCGCGCCGGAATGGGCCTCGCCTTCGTGTGGGAAAGCCGTGCGGTCCGCGATCTGAAGGATGGCACTTTGGTCAGCTGTCTCGAGTCCTGGTGCCCGCCAGAGGATTGGCTCTATCTCTATTATCCCACCCGCAAATATCTCTCCGCCGGCCTGCGTGCGGTGATTGCAGCGATGCGGGCATGA
- a CDS encoding VOC family protein has translation MADFIPPAKNTTSDFADMRGHHVAIRTPDYPSAKAWYVEKLDFRVVAEWPYADEQLAYLAPATDDHFYIEILGGGEPAPVEARPYTDLGDSLKYRGLHHFCLNVTSVDETVAKLRARGVKIVTEPFILPVISRKLAFFCDPFGNLIELAEVLA, from the coding sequence ATGGCCGATTTCATTCCGCCCGCCAAAAACACCACATCCGATTTTGCCGATATGCGCGGCCACCATGTGGCCATCCGCACGCCGGATTATCCTTCCGCCAAGGCCTGGTATGTCGAGAAGTTGGATTTCCGCGTGGTGGCAGAATGGCCTTATGCAGATGAGCAGTTGGCCTATCTGGCGCCCGCCACTGACGATCATTTCTATATCGAAATTCTCGGCGGCGGCGAGCCTGCTCCGGTGGAAGCGCGGCCCTATACAGATCTGGGCGACAGCCTGAAATATCGCGGGCTGCACCATTTCTGCCTGAACGTCACAAGCGTTGACGAGACCGTGGCCAAGCTGCGCGCGCGTGGTGTGAAGATTGTGACCGAGCCCTTCATCCTGCCGGTGATCAGCCGCAAGCTTGCTTTCTTCTGCGATCCGTTCGGAAACCTGATTGAGCTGGCGGAAGTTCTGGCCTGA
- the rbfA gene encoding 30S ribosome-binding factor RbfA — protein MAGSAPSQRMLRAGELIRHALAQVIQRGDVGDPEIDRLAPTITEVQLSPDLKIATCFMRSLIVGKEKQALDVLNKHRKFIRGLLAPKLEMRFTPEIRFRIDTSLDYANKIDDILHKPEVQRDLDKKD, from the coding sequence ATGGCAGGTTCCGCACCATCCCAAAGAATGCTTCGCGCCGGCGAATTGATCCGCCATGCGCTGGCGCAAGTCATCCAGCGTGGCGATGTGGGCGATCCGGAGATTGACCGGCTCGCCCCGACGATTACCGAAGTGCAGCTCTCGCCCGATCTGAAAATTGCCACATGTTTCATGCGCAGTTTGATTGTAGGCAAGGAAAAACAGGCGCTCGACGTGCTGAACAAGCACCGCAAATTCATCCGCGGACTTTTGGCGCCCAAGCTTGAAATGCGCTTCACCCCGGAAATCCGTTTCCGCATCGACACCTCGCTCGATTACGCCAACAAGATCGACGACATCCTGCACAAACCCGAAGTGCAGCGGGATCTCGACAAGAAGGATTGA